One region of Chlorobiota bacterium genomic DNA includes:
- a CDS encoding C40 family peptidase, whose protein sequence is MTRILQRLAILASLAAMLLALAPAAGDGTAAYAKARKPAAKISKGKKSAKIAKATKSKRGRYGKKSRRYHRRTYTLRGNPEVTRRVASQLLMEKVPELAALVSMPVTPEAAAPVPVQAPAQPIQTDLSSGLRYVTGTAYQDSELDEQEDPDGISEEDEEDLEEIPDDINYFYKEFTTYMASLNGSGESLVTYNGADKQTLMETLVDWLGTRYLFGGVTRTGIDCSAFTGMMYRSLNYKLPRTAAMQWGVGLPVDRTDLQFGDLVFFNTRSAVYVSHVGMYLGNGMFAHASSRNGVTVSSLEADYYNSHFIGARRYDFNSVATTASLGTNGNSLQ, encoded by the coding sequence GTGACGAGAATCCTACAACGGCTTGCCATCCTTGCCTCGCTTGCGGCGATGCTGCTTGCCCTTGCGCCTGCTGCCGGCGACGGCACAGCGGCATACGCAAAGGCACGCAAACCAGCGGCAAAAATTAGCAAGGGGAAGAAGTCAGCGAAGATTGCCAAAGCCACCAAAAGCAAGAGAGGTCGCTACGGCAAAAAATCGCGCCGCTACCACCGCCGCACCTACACGCTGCGCGGGAACCCAGAAGTTACCCGCCGCGTTGCAAGCCAACTGCTGATGGAAAAAGTACCGGAGCTTGCGGCACTGGTATCCATGCCGGTAACGCCCGAGGCAGCCGCTCCGGTTCCGGTGCAAGCACCAGCGCAGCCAATCCAAACGGACCTGAGCAGTGGCCTGCGGTACGTTACTGGCACCGCCTACCAAGATTCAGAGCTTGACGAGCAGGAGGACCCTGACGGCATCTCCGAAGAGGATGAGGAAGATTTGGAGGAGATTCCCGACGACATCAACTACTTCTACAAGGAGTTCACCACCTACATGGCTTCGCTGAACGGAAGCGGCGAATCGTTGGTGACGTACAACGGGGCCGACAAGCAGACGCTGATGGAGACGCTGGTGGATTGGCTGGGAACGCGCTACCTGTTCGGTGGCGTAACCCGCACCGGCATTGATTGCTCGGCCTTCACCGGAATGATGTACCGCTCGCTGAACTACAAGCTGCCGCGCACCGCCGCAATGCAATGGGGCGTTGGGCTGCCGGTGGACCGCACGGACCTTCAGTTCGGGGACCTCGTCTTCTTCAACACCCGCTCGGCGGTCTATGTCTCGCACGTGGGAATGTACTTGGGGAACGGGATGTTCGCCCACGCATCCAGCCGCAACGGCGTGACGGTAAGCTCGTTGGAAGCCGATTACTACAACAGCCACTTCATCGGTGCCCGCCGCTACGACTTCAACAGCGTGGCCACCACCGCATCGCTTGGCACCAACGGGAACTCGTTGCAGTAG
- a CDS encoding TIGR01777 family protein produces the protein MSLEICEYQTRINAPVQEVFNWHERPGALARLMPPWERTTILSNTGGIRDGARVVLRVRPWLVPLRWVIRHQEYQHGRQFLDVQESGPFATYQHLHLFTPDGGDSTILTDRLEYTLPLQMLGGAMGKGGVRRKFDRAFRYRHALTQQDLAEHHRHAHKPRLTVLISGPNGLLGTQLSAFLTTGGHKVLGLTRGRSSEAMVHWNPATGEIDAARLEGVDAVVHLAGEPIAALWTGSKRKSVMESRVKGTQLLASAIARLRAKPAVMISASAVGYYGDRGAELLDESKGPGDLFLSEIGKQWESAADPARQAGIRVVHPRIGVVLTPAGGALGPMLIPFRLGLGGPIGKGEQFWSWITIDDTIGGIHHAMMNETIHGPMNLVAPNPATNREFCKTLAAVLRRPCIVAAPAAVLKTALGQMGKEVLLASQRVVPSVLLETGYRFRHPQLREGLEFVLGRG, from the coding sequence ATGAGCTTGGAAATTTGTGAGTATCAAACGCGGATCAACGCCCCGGTCCAGGAGGTGTTCAACTGGCACGAACGCCCCGGGGCATTGGCCCGGCTGATGCCGCCGTGGGAGCGCACCACAATCCTTTCCAACACCGGCGGAATTCGCGACGGTGCGCGTGTGGTGCTTCGCGTAAGGCCGTGGCTGGTTCCGCTGCGGTGGGTTATTCGGCATCAAGAGTATCAGCATGGCCGCCAGTTTTTGGATGTGCAAGAATCTGGACCGTTTGCCACGTATCAGCACCTCCATCTGTTCACCCCCGATGGTGGCGATTCCACGATTCTTACCGATCGACTGGAGTACACGCTCCCCCTGCAAATGCTTGGTGGGGCGATGGGGAAGGGGGGCGTTCGCCGCAAATTCGACCGCGCTTTTCGCTACCGCCACGCCCTGACGCAGCAGGACCTTGCCGAGCACCATCGCCACGCCCACAAACCGCGGCTGACGGTGCTGATCTCCGGCCCAAACGGACTGCTTGGAACTCAGCTTTCCGCATTCCTGACCACCGGAGGCCACAAGGTTCTTGGCCTGACGCGAGGCCGGTCGTCGGAGGCGATGGTCCATTGGAACCCGGCCACGGGGGAGATTGATGCCGCACGGTTGGAAGGGGTTGACGCGGTGGTGCATCTGGCGGGGGAACCGATTGCCGCGCTTTGGACCGGAAGCAAACGGAAGTCAGTGATGGAAAGCCGCGTGAAGGGGACGCAGCTGCTGGCCAGCGCCATTGCACGCTTGCGGGCAAAACCTGCGGTGATGATCTCCGCCTCCGCCGTTGGCTACTACGGCGACCGCGGCGCGGAATTACTGGATGAGTCGAAGGGGCCGGGTGATCTGTTTTTATCGGAGATTGGGAAGCAGTGGGAGTCCGCCGCCGACCCCGCCCGGCAAGCGGGGATTCGGGTGGTGCATCCGCGCATCGGGGTGGTGCTGACGCCAGCCGGCGGCGCGCTTGGACCGATGCTGATCCCGTTCCGGCTGGGACTTGGTGGGCCGATAGGGAAGGGGGAGCAGTTCTGGAGTTGGATCACGATTGACGACACCATCGGCGGAATCCACCATGCGATGATGAACGAAACAATCCACGGCCCGATGAACCTTGTTGCGCCAAACCCCGCCACCAACCGAGAGTTCTGCAAGACGCTGGCGGCGGTGCTTCGCCGCCCCTGCATCGTTGCCGCGCCGGCCGCCGTGCTGAAAACAGCGTTGGGCCAAATGGGGAAGGAGGTGTTGCTTGCAAGCCAGCGTGTGGTCCCCAGCGTGCTGCTGGAAACCGGCTACCGTTTCCGCCACCCACAGCTGCGAGAAGGGTTGGAGTTTGTGCTGGGGAGGGGGTAG
- a CDS encoding DoxX family protein, producing MKAIEWLNRPHSRDLGLLVPRLFAGFALAFAHGYNKVFGDSTKFVQGIEKMGFPAPEFFATMAGFSEFFGGLLLAVGLGTRTSSVLIAGTMFVAGFIRHASDPFKSRELALLYLCVALLYFFVGPGRYSLDWTIAQRKQKP from the coding sequence ATGAAAGCGATTGAATGGTTAAACAGACCCCACAGCCGCGATCTTGGGCTGCTGGTGCCACGGCTGTTTGCTGGCTTTGCGCTGGCGTTTGCCCACGGCTACAACAAGGTGTTTGGCGACAGCACAAAGTTTGTTCAGGGGATTGAGAAGATGGGATTCCCCGCTCCTGAATTCTTTGCCACCATGGCCGGGTTCTCCGAATTTTTTGGCGGACTGCTTCTTGCCGTCGGGCTGGGGACGCGAACCAGCAGCGTGCTTATTGCCGGGACGATGTTCGTTGCCGGGTTTATCCGCCACGCCAGCGATCCGTTCAAATCGCGGGAGCTTGCGCTGCTTTATCTGTGCGTCGCGCTCCTCTATTTTTTTGTGGGACCGGGGCGGTACAGTTTGGATTGGACCATCGCACAGCGGAAGCAGAAACCGTAG
- a CDS encoding OmpA family protein: protein MIAQRISHILPLALLAFSTAIAQPDALPDTPPDARLINALALPNGAYIISAPPSYSTSSSTGEDVVAWSPEALLDGTTTRGWCSASDAPLPLEFVVELSEPYRIEQLRFNTECQQEYEGISAREVTVEFSQESPASGYRTVGTFLLRPQSDTAIRLPAPAGARWVRITIESNHGNPSFTELMEVEALGRPTSAAVPAIDITGRWETNWGWVDLQQEGSNVTGHYEYRNGVIPQGGMERRVVSFRWVEAEANAEGRAVLVVNAEGTRLNGIWCHGDDITRYGFWVFRRSPNSVGTGGNITEERAVEGLKQELESKGRAIIYGINFANNSADILPESEGTLRTIGRLLKGNPSLHLLIEGHTDNVGTEADNQRLSQRRAESVRAYLMARHNIPPERLTAEGRGEAEPIGDNAFELGRAANRRVELKELRNE from the coding sequence ATGATAGCGCAACGAATATCCCACATCCTTCCGCTGGCATTGCTTGCCTTCAGCACGGCAATTGCCCAACCAGATGCCTTGCCAGATACCCCGCCAGATGCACGGCTCATCAACGCGCTGGCGTTGCCGAACGGGGCGTACATCATTTCGGCACCCCCCAGCTACTCCACCTCGTCCAGCACCGGCGAAGATGTGGTTGCGTGGTCGCCAGAGGCATTGCTGGATGGCACCACAACACGCGGATGGTGCAGCGCCAGCGACGCACCGCTTCCGTTGGAGTTCGTGGTGGAGTTATCGGAGCCGTACCGGATTGAGCAGCTGCGGTTCAACACCGAATGCCAGCAGGAGTATGAAGGAATCAGCGCGCGCGAAGTGACGGTGGAGTTCTCGCAGGAGTCGCCGGCATCGGGATACCGCACCGTTGGCACGTTTCTGCTGCGCCCGCAAAGCGACACAGCCATTCGGCTGCCAGCCCCGGCGGGCGCACGCTGGGTGCGGATCACGATCGAGTCGAACCACGGCAATCCTTCCTTTACCGAACTGATGGAGGTGGAGGCCCTGGGCCGGCCCACCAGTGCTGCGGTCCCCGCGATTGATATCACAGGGCGGTGGGAGACAAATTGGGGATGGGTGGACCTTCAGCAGGAGGGATCGAACGTTACCGGGCACTATGAGTACCGCAACGGCGTGATCCCGCAAGGGGGGATGGAGCGGCGGGTGGTATCCTTCCGCTGGGTGGAGGCCGAAGCAAATGCCGAGGGCCGGGCGGTGCTGGTGGTGAATGCCGAAGGGACCCGCCTGAACGGAATCTGGTGCCACGGCGATGACATCACCCGGTACGGTTTTTGGGTGTTCCGACGTTCGCCGAACAGCGTGGGGACCGGCGGGAACATCACCGAGGAACGGGCGGTGGAGGGGCTGAAACAGGAGCTTGAAAGCAAAGGCCGGGCGATTATTTATGGGATCAACTTTGCCAATAACTCCGCCGATATCCTTCCTGAATCGGAGGGGACGCTGCGGACAATCGGGCGGCTGCTGAAGGGCAATCCATCGCTCCATTTGCTGATCGAGGGCCACACCGACAACGTTGGAACCGAAGCCGACAACCAGCGGTTATCGCAACGCCGTGCCGAGAGCGTCCGCGCATACTTGATGGCCCGCCACAACATCCCCCCCGAACGCCTAACCGCCGAAGGCCGCGGCGAAGCCGAACCAATCGGCGACAACGCCTTCGAGCTTGGCCGCGCAGCAAACCGAAGGGTGGAGCTGAAGGAGCTGCGGAATGAATAG
- a CDS encoding PKD domain-containing protein — translation MSFFPRPFPTRPFLARAFHRYQGFAALLASGVSLPFLACGITGSESPTPEAQFWVGCRAFKDSLTEFNNQSYAAASYQWDFGNGTTSTEATPSVRYADTGTYVVRLVCKNSDGVADEMVDTIQVFSPPPPSMILDVQQVPMGDHDALWATVAATVLRYRGVKVDPCTIAGDYLGSDCCKNPEACGDFATLDQIERAILRFGGLYSEQSQAPLSWESLREQIAQHRPVVAWLRKPGYYYAVMIVGYEADSTMHVLDPRNGYFTAPYAGTTVSLPVQGNAYDWIHSLYCFR, via the coding sequence ATGTCATTTTTTCCACGGCCATTTCCCACGCGCCCGTTTCTTGCAAGGGCATTCCACCGTTATCAAGGGTTTGCGGCGTTGCTGGCTTCGGGGGTGTCGCTCCCGTTTCTTGCTTGCGGCATCACCGGAAGCGAAAGCCCCACCCCCGAAGCACAGTTTTGGGTTGGATGCCGTGCGTTTAAGGACTCGCTGACGGAGTTCAATAACCAGTCGTATGCCGCGGCCAGCTATCAATGGGATTTCGGGAACGGAACCACCTCAACCGAGGCAACCCCATCGGTTCGCTATGCCGATACTGGCACGTATGTGGTTCGGTTGGTGTGCAAAAATAGCGATGGCGTTGCCGATGAAATGGTGGACACTATTCAGGTGTTTTCCCCGCCTCCGCCTTCCATGATTCTTGACGTTCAGCAGGTGCCGATGGGGGACCACGACGCGCTTTGGGCAACCGTTGCGGCAACGGTGCTTCGGTATCGCGGGGTGAAGGTGGACCCGTGCACGATCGCGGGAGATTATCTTGGATCCGACTGCTGCAAGAACCCTGAAGCGTGTGGCGATTTTGCAACCCTGGACCAGATTGAGCGGGCGATACTCCGGTTTGGAGGGTTATACTCTGAGCAAAGCCAGGCCCCACTTTCGTGGGAATCGCTGCGGGAGCAGATTGCCCAACACCGCCCCGTGGTGGCTTGGCTGCGCAAACCTGGCTACTACTACGCCGTGATGATTGTTGGCTACGAAGCCGACAGCACCATGCACGTGCTGGACCCCCGCAACGGCTACTTCACCGCGCCATACGCCGGAACCACCGTCAGCCTTCCGGTGCAGGGGAATGCCTACGATTGGATTCACTCGCTCTACTGTTTTCGGTAG
- a CDS encoding pyridoxal phosphate-dependent aminotransferase, translating into MHIAQRISRLGTETAFEVLLKARKLEAEGRDIVHLEIGEPDFDTPANIIGAAKNALDNGFTHYGPSSGLPEARQAVADYIQQTRPGVACSPDEIVITPGAKPIMFYALMATIDEGDEVIYPNPGFPIYESVINFLGAKPVPLPLREEKAFRFDLADLEARITPRTRMVIINTPQNPTGGILTAEDIEGIAEMAERNNLIVFSDEIYSRITYDGFQHKSILEFPGMKERTIMLDGFSKTYAMTGWRLGYGMMPAGIAQVVSKLQTNCTSCTSSFTQVAGVEALRGPQESVDLFVEEFRRRRDVIVDGLNQIPGFRCHRPQGAFYVFPNIEGTGMSSAKMANLMLYEAGVACLSGAAFGAHGEGFLRFSYANSVENIQKALERIANVMATMPRESVEG; encoded by the coding sequence ATGCACATTGCACAGCGGATTTCGCGGTTAGGAACCGAGACAGCGTTTGAGGTTCTTCTTAAAGCCCGCAAGTTGGAGGCCGAAGGGCGCGACATCGTCCACCTTGAAATTGGCGAGCCAGATTTTGACACCCCGGCCAACATCATCGGCGCGGCCAAGAACGCGTTGGACAACGGCTTCACCCATTACGGCCCCTCCAGCGGTCTTCCCGAGGCGCGCCAAGCCGTGGCCGATTACATCCAACAAACCCGCCCAGGCGTTGCTTGCTCGCCGGATGAAATCGTGATAACCCCAGGGGCCAAACCGATCATGTTCTACGCCCTGATGGCCACCATTGACGAAGGGGATGAGGTGATCTATCCCAACCCAGGATTCCCCATCTATGAGTCGGTTATCAACTTTTTGGGAGCCAAGCCGGTTCCCCTTCCACTTCGTGAGGAGAAAGCGTTCCGCTTCGATCTTGCCGACCTTGAAGCGCGCATCACCCCACGCACTCGCATGGTGATTATCAACACGCCGCAAAATCCCACCGGCGGCATTTTAACCGCCGAAGACATTGAGGGGATTGCCGAAATGGCCGAGCGGAACAACCTGATCGTCTTCTCCGACGAAATCTACTCGCGCATCACCTACGATGGCTTCCAACACAAATCCATTCTAGAATTCCCGGGAATGAAAGAGCGGACGATTATGCTGGACGGGTTCAGCAAAACCTACGCGATGACCGGCTGGAGGCTTGGCTACGGAATGATGCCCGCAGGGATTGCCCAAGTGGTGAGCAAGCTGCAAACCAACTGCACCAGCTGCACCAGCAGCTTCACGCAAGTTGCCGGGGTGGAGGCGTTGCGCGGCCCGCAGGAGAGCGTGGACCTGTTTGTTGAGGAGTTCCGCCGCCGCCGCGACGTGATTGTTGACGGGCTGAACCAAATCCCAGGGTTCCGTTGCCACCGCCCGCAGGGGGCGTTCTACGTCTTCCCAAATATCGAGGGAACGGGCATGAGCTCGGCAAAAATGGCGAACCTGATGCTGTACGAAGCTGGCGTTGCCTGCCTAAGCGGCGCGGCGTTTGGCGCGCATGGCGAAGGGTTCCTGCGGTTCAGCTACGCCAACTCGGTGGAGAATATCCAGAAGGCGTTGGAGCGCATTGCCAACGTGATGGCAACCATGCCTCGCGAGTCGGTTGAAGGATAG
- a CDS encoding peptidylprolyl isomerase, with the protein MNRLFCFVLLSLFLAICHPATAQLGKPLYTITVTRGGVPLGSITLEMFPDIAPKHVANFDSLVGIAFFDGTAFHRVVPGFVIQGGDPNTRNGDESTWGEGDPSQQTVPAEFSKLLHQRGIISAARTDDPNSATSQFFICVAAAPWLDGRYSIYGQVLTGMDVVDTIVKSPVKSGTEIPQQKIVMTIARTGTDTTTPNAPQLLTPADDTTNVKASQQVRWSNIEGAILYEIQLSNDPDFGTLIFKDSVVSTLAIFRNLERGSKEYFWRVRAMNGGKRGPFSAARSFTTMPLATSVQETPQNQESIETMDLSNRITLPEDRQASISRHHTPPAATPITRD; encoded by the coding sequence ATGAACCGTCTGTTCTGCTTCGTACTCCTTTCCCTGTTTCTTGCCATTTGCCACCCGGCCACCGCGCAGCTTGGCAAGCCGTTGTACACCATCACCGTTACTCGCGGCGGGGTTCCGCTGGGGAGCATCACGCTGGAGATGTTTCCCGACATCGCCCCCAAGCACGTGGCCAATTTCGATAGCTTAGTTGGGATTGCGTTTTTCGATGGCACGGCGTTCCACCGCGTTGTTCCGGGGTTTGTGATCCAAGGCGGGGACCCCAACACTCGCAACGGCGATGAATCAACATGGGGGGAAGGGGATCCATCCCAGCAAACGGTCCCGGCAGAGTTCAGCAAGCTGCTGCACCAGCGCGGCATTATTTCGGCAGCCCGCACCGACGACCCGAACAGCGCGACCTCGCAATTCTTCATCTGCGTGGCCGCCGCACCGTGGCTGGATGGACGTTACTCCATTTATGGGCAAGTGCTTACCGGCATGGATGTTGTGGACACGATTGTGAAATCGCCCGTGAAAAGCGGCACCGAAATTCCGCAACAAAAAATCGTTATGACGATTGCCCGCACCGGAACCGACACCACAACCCCCAACGCGCCGCAACTGCTTACCCCAGCCGACGACACCACGAACGTGAAAGCATCCCAGCAAGTCCGGTGGAGCAACATTGAAGGAGCAATTCTCTACGAAATTCAGCTTTCCAACGACCCTGATTTTGGGACGCTGATCTTCAAGGATTCCGTTGTTTCCACCTTGGCCATTTTCAGAAATTTAGAGCGTGGATCAAAAGAATATTTCTGGAGAGTGCGGGCCATGAACGGCGGGAAGCGCGGGCCATTTTCCGCAGCACGCAGCTTCACCACCATGCCGCTGGCAACCTCCGTCCAGGAAACACCTCAGAACCAGGAGAGCATCGAAACGATGGACCTCTCGAATCGCATAACCCTACCCGAAGACCGCCAAGCCTCCATTTCCCGCCACCACACACCACCAGCAGCCACCCCAATTACCCGAGATTAA
- the cas3 gene encoding CRISPR-associated helicase Cas3', whose translation MSNNLLYRLWGKTNEREKGYEEHSWNYHPAICHMVDVAYVAETWLRLHPRLLDRFCQLGPDIPRDLLQRMIVVVVALHDLGKLHRSFQAKSEKGWAVGYGTIPKKRPQDHGKGFDHGLATAKIMRDLKNPQWEPWLPVIDAVAAHHGTIYDERVNIPNTAYYPTLYSEHEYALEAVAVVSDIFSIPETIPAPPNNSAFLMLLAGFCSVADWFGSMSESFKFRPDILSRDALAAYLDELRRDNIADDLLRNAGLISDLRSDRNTYQSLFSFITSNDNLRPLQKVSQTVPFGQYNGAEILVVEAPMGSGKTELALYLTACAISNGQANGLYFALPTQASSNAMLERIEGFANTITMPNTPISLALAHGGRKFNEAYQQLRESAYRSRERGSRYEKPRDKEESEPSEVIAPSWLQSSKRTLLATIGVGTIDQTLLGALTAKHSFVRLFALAGKVVVFDEIHAYDIYMNKIIERLLAWLGAMGCKVILLSATLPASLRNQLITAFGCAPPEFQSLPENIPYPLLVYGTAAATTVLDTTHNEQGENPQAPEKVIEVRCHQEKIEDRTPHGAALAVDLAKNGGCVAWIRNTVRESQEAWEAVRQLLAQQNNSEIEVVLLHSRFTRHDRNSIERELVTALGKKKDAPRPNRLIAIATQVIEQSVDVDFDAMISDLAPLDLLLQRSGRLWRHEDRRIEQRHAHTGPVLHVLLPSGPELHDLQFGSSSYVYDHETLARSARLLLQKEHQQWAMPQACRTLVAKLYDSPQSEWTAEQLEADESKLQAARTRLKEIQTAMAQAAKSMLMPSPGGDRLMSRSSVVLNDNDADANLAVTTRYGGNGASLALLVRHGEGYAPYGSPDCLLTTLPSSEEYRQMIALEEAVEKATVSFPWYSWLAEAPLPEGLTPFRNWWKDRRRYDNRVFAVLRPDGSIEHPDIEAFYPFDSAGNPTSGLLVRRKEQVVKLVEFEEL comes from the coding sequence ATGAGCAACAACCTCCTGTACCGGTTATGGGGAAAAACCAACGAACGTGAAAAAGGCTACGAAGAGCACAGCTGGAATTACCACCCAGCAATTTGCCACATGGTTGATGTGGCCTATGTGGCCGAAACATGGCTGCGATTACATCCGCGGCTGCTTGACCGATTCTGCCAGCTTGGGCCAGATATTCCGCGCGATCTGCTGCAACGAATGATCGTTGTTGTGGTGGCGTTGCATGATTTGGGGAAATTGCACCGGAGCTTCCAAGCTAAATCGGAAAAAGGCTGGGCTGTGGGATATGGAACAATTCCCAAAAAACGCCCCCAAGACCACGGCAAGGGGTTTGACCATGGATTGGCAACCGCAAAAATAATGCGGGATTTAAAAAACCCACAGTGGGAGCCATGGCTACCAGTGATTGATGCGGTTGCAGCACACCACGGCACGATTTACGATGAAAGAGTAAATATTCCCAACACCGCATATTATCCAACCCTTTATTCCGAACATGAATATGCCCTTGAAGCAGTTGCGGTAGTGTCGGATATTTTTTCCATTCCGGAAACCATTCCCGCTCCGCCAAATAATTCTGCATTTTTAATGCTGCTTGCCGGATTTTGTTCAGTTGCCGACTGGTTCGGTTCAATGTCTGAATCGTTCAAGTTTAGGCCAGATATTTTATCACGGGATGCGCTTGCGGCGTATTTGGATGAACTCCGCAGGGACAACATTGCCGACGATTTGCTCCGCAATGCCGGCCTTATATCGGACCTGCGGAGCGATCGCAATACCTATCAAAGTCTATTCTCGTTTATTACTTCCAACGACAATTTGCGGCCGTTGCAGAAGGTTTCCCAAACCGTGCCGTTTGGCCAATATAATGGCGCAGAAATTCTTGTTGTTGAAGCTCCGATGGGGAGCGGAAAAACTGAGCTTGCGTTGTACCTAACAGCCTGCGCAATTAGCAATGGGCAGGCCAATGGGCTTTATTTCGCCTTGCCAACGCAGGCTTCCTCCAACGCCATGCTGGAGCGTATCGAAGGCTTTGCAAACACCATCACCATGCCGAACACGCCAATCAGTTTGGCACTTGCTCATGGTGGCCGGAAATTCAATGAGGCCTACCAACAATTGCGGGAATCCGCCTACCGATCTCGCGAGCGTGGCAGCCGATATGAAAAACCGCGCGACAAGGAAGAAAGCGAACCGTCGGAGGTTATTGCCCCTTCGTGGCTGCAATCCTCAAAGCGGACATTATTGGCCACGATTGGTGTGGGAACGATTGACCAAACATTACTTGGCGCGCTAACGGCCAAGCATTCTTTTGTTCGGCTTTTTGCGCTTGCTGGGAAAGTTGTGGTGTTCGATGAAATCCACGCCTACGACATCTACATGAATAAAATTATTGAGCGGCTGTTGGCTTGGTTAGGGGCAATGGGCTGCAAGGTGATTTTATTATCGGCAACGCTTCCGGCTTCGTTGCGGAATCAATTAATCACGGCGTTCGGCTGCGCTCCGCCGGAATTTCAATCCCTCCCGGAAAATATCCCCTATCCCCTGCTGGTGTATGGGACAGCAGCGGCCACCACCGTGCTCGACACCACGCACAATGAACAGGGCGAAAATCCACAAGCACCGGAAAAAGTGATTGAGGTTCGGTGCCATCAAGAAAAAATAGAAGACCGAACGCCGCACGGGGCCGCATTGGCGGTTGACTTGGCCAAAAATGGCGGATGCGTGGCATGGATTCGCAACACCGTTCGGGAATCGCAAGAAGCGTGGGAAGCGGTGCGCCAATTATTGGCCCAGCAAAACAACAGTGAAATTGAGGTTGTTCTGCTTCACTCACGATTTACCCGCCACGACCGCAACAGCATCGAACGGGAACTTGTCACCGCGCTTGGCAAGAAAAAAGATGCGCCGCGCCCCAATCGGCTGATTGCCATTGCCACGCAAGTAATTGAGCAATCGGTGGATGTGGATTTCGACGCAATGATTAGCGACCTTGCCCCGCTTGATTTGCTGCTGCAACGCTCGGGGCGATTGTGGCGGCATGAGGACCGCCGGATTGAGCAACGCCACGCGCACACCGGCCCGGTGCTTCATGTTTTGCTCCCCTCCGGCCCCGAACTTCACGACCTTCAGTTCGGCTCCAGCTCCTACGTCTATGACCACGAAACGCTGGCGCGGTCGGCCCGGCTGCTGCTGCAGAAAGAACACCAGCAATGGGCGATGCCCCAGGCCTGCCGGACGTTGGTGGCAAAGTTGTACGATTCCCCCCAATCCGAATGGACGGCAGAACAACTGGAAGCCGATGAAAGCAAGCTGCAAGCCGCACGCACACGCCTGAAAGAAATTCAGACTGCAATGGCGCAAGCGGCAAAAAGTATGCTGATGCCATCACCAGGAGGGGACAGATTGATGAGCCGCTCCTCCGTCGTGCTGAACGACAACGATGCCGACGCGAACCTTGCTGTCACCACACGGTATGGCGGCAACGGTGCATCGCTTGCGCTGCTGGTGCGCCACGGGGAGGGTTACGCCCCCTACGGCTCCCCCGATTGCTTGCTAACCACGCTGCCCAGCAGTGAGGAATACCGCCAGATGATTGCGCTGGAAGAAGCGGTTGAGAAAGCCACCGTCTCCTTCCCCTGGTACTCCTGGCTGGCGGAGGCTCCGCTGCCGGAAGGGCTGACTCCATTTCGGAACTGGTGGAAGGACCGGCGGCGATACGACAACCGTGTCTTCGCGGTGCTGCGCCCCGATGGCTCGATTGAGCATCCAGATATCGAGGCATTCTATCCGTTCGACTCCGCAGGCAACCCAACATCGGGACTGTTGGTCCGGAGAAAAGAGCAGGTCGTCAAACTTGTTGAGTTTGAGGAGTTGTGA